One region of Bos indicus x Bos taurus breed Angus x Brahman F1 hybrid unplaced genomic scaffold, Bos_hybrid_MaternalHap_v2.0 tig00011866_arrow_arrow_obj, whole genome shotgun sequence genomic DNA includes:
- the LOC113889370 gene encoding X antigen family member 5-like, whose protein sequence is MSEQVASTLRPIDQDSSEVDEPVVDQQPSVEQPQQEEPPAEIQDITAGKEEVNGEDPMNHYEEKEKDASGDSDLETDLQELAEAKTGGKGGDGPDVQEELASNTEPVEMPEAGEGQPFA, encoded by the exons ATGAGTGAGCAAGTAGCATCAACATTGAGACCTATAGATCAAGATTCCTccgaggtggatgaacctgtggTT GACCAGCAGCCCAGTGTTGAGCAACCTCAACAAGAGGAACCGCCAGCTGAGATTCAGGATATCACAGCTGGAAAGGAGGAAGTAAATGGAGAGGATCCAATGAATCATtatgaagagaaggagaaggatgcGTCTGGAG attctgacCTGGAAACTGATCTCCAGGAATTGGCTGAGGCAAAGACTGGGGGCAAAGGTGGAGATGGTCCTGATGTCCAGGAGGAGCTTGCATCAAATACAGAGCCTGTTGAAATGCCAGAAGCAG GTGAAGGGCAACCATTTGCTTGA